A genomic segment from Klebsiella africana encodes:
- a CDS encoding YdgH/BhsA/McbA-like domain containing protein, which produces MKFIKTFVAVAALSLFSAASFAQSISATASTLDRAEAKIAAQAAEQGASYKITSAQFNNRVHMTAELSK; this is translated from the coding sequence ATGAAATTCATCAAAACTTTCGTTGCTGTTGCTGCGCTGTCTCTGTTCTCTGCTGCCAGCTTCGCCCAAAGCATCAGCGCCACTGCCTCCACGCTGGACCGCGCGGAAGCAAAAATTGCCGCCCAGGCCGCAGAACAGGGTGCATCCTATAAAATTACCAGCGCCCAGTTTAACAACCGTGTTCATATGACGGCTGAACTGAGTAAATAA
- a CDS encoding winged helix-turn-helix domain-containing protein, with protein MTKGYKLLGYKLADDIFYCLHHREIITLRGARKQIQLRSTMACLLEYLLAHGRERIVNDEELMINVWEKNNLRPSAQRLWQVIQSLKSRLAEVGVENTLIIRVKCEGYYINNAYVAEIYSFKPPGMLNYINTSPADMKKLLVRS; from the coding sequence ATGACTAAAGGCTATAAACTACTTGGCTATAAGTTAGCAGATGATATTTTCTACTGCCTGCATCATCGGGAAATTATTACCCTACGAGGGGCCCGAAAACAGATTCAACTGCGTAGCACCATGGCCTGTTTACTGGAGTACCTGCTGGCGCATGGCAGAGAACGGATAGTCAACGACGAAGAGTTAATGATTAATGTCTGGGAAAAAAATAATCTCCGCCCTTCCGCGCAGCGCCTATGGCAGGTCATTCAGAGCTTGAAATCCCGACTAGCCGAGGTGGGGGTGGAAAACACATTAATTATTAGGGTTAAATGTGAAGGGTATTATATTAATAATGCGTATGTAGCCGAAATTTATTCATTTAAGCCGCCGGGGATGTTGAATTATATTAACACCTCGCCTGCTGATATGAAGAAACTCCTGGTACGTAGCTAA
- a CDS encoding MBL fold metallo-hydrolase, translating to MTSAPFYTLTAGDLTVTAVSDGLMSAPLTLLSGLPPDEAARLQRQAGIASPESIQIGAYLIRGRGHTVLVDTGTGGVNGVGGELIANLALLGVRPEEIDTILLTHAHPDHIGGLLTAAGAPAYPNATVFLPLRESAYWLAASTLTHASDRGQRNVLFVRRVLAICAEQIRELNEETRVAGIQPCALPGHTPGHTGYRLELGDTSLLIWGDIVHFPPIQTARPEVSVAFDVDPDQARQTRENLLRQAASEQWLIAGMHLGLPGFARVVETPSGYLLRAV from the coding sequence ATGACATCAGCCCCCTTTTATACGTTGACCGCAGGCGACCTGACGGTGACCGCCGTGAGTGATGGTCTGATGTCAGCGCCACTGACATTACTCTCGGGATTGCCTCCTGATGAAGCGGCGCGCCTGCAGCGACAGGCCGGAATCGCTTCACCAGAGTCCATCCAGATTGGCGCCTATTTGATCCGTGGTCGTGGGCACACGGTGCTGGTGGATACCGGCACCGGTGGGGTCAACGGCGTCGGCGGCGAACTTATCGCCAATCTGGCGCTGCTCGGCGTACGCCCTGAAGAAATCGACACCATCCTCCTGACCCACGCACACCCGGACCATATTGGTGGCCTGCTGACGGCCGCTGGCGCTCCGGCGTATCCCAACGCCACGGTGTTCCTGCCTTTGCGGGAAAGCGCTTACTGGCTTGCGGCGTCGACCCTCACCCATGCCAGCGATCGCGGCCAGCGCAACGTGCTGTTCGTCCGCCGCGTGCTGGCGATCTGCGCAGAACAAATTCGTGAACTTAATGAAGAAACAAGGGTGGCAGGTATCCAGCCATGTGCGCTACCCGGCCATACCCCCGGGCATACCGGCTATCGACTGGAACTGGGCGATACCTCGCTGCTGATCTGGGGGGATATCGTCCATTTTCCGCCGATCCAGACCGCGCGGCCCGAGGTATCGGTGGCTTTCGACGTCGATCCTGACCAGGCCCGGCAAACCCGCGAGAACCTGCTGCGTCAGGCCGCCAGCGAACAATGGCTGATCGCCGGGATGCATCTTGGCCTGCCTGGTTTTGCCAGGGTGGTGGAGACCCCCTCCGGCTATCTGTTGCGGGCGGTGTAA
- a CDS encoding DUF4286 family protein yields MLYVVECAYTDPQSEAAWNTFYNQEKLPALVSVPGFYASQRFRALSEDCPRYLALHDVHDATVIDSDAYRRHGGGHFARWQSAIIDWHRHLYVTDGDVREVRQDEVLLLSDTPQALPVTQAIVMQPGGLATEQIRYAAIVPRDDLHHLGTTAAVFIYQPITARLRNPAQRT; encoded by the coding sequence ATGCTCTATGTCGTCGAATGCGCCTACACCGACCCACAAAGCGAAGCGGCGTGGAATACCTTTTACAATCAGGAAAAACTGCCGGCGCTGGTCTCTGTGCCCGGTTTCTACGCCTCCCAGCGCTTTCGCGCCCTCAGCGAGGACTGTCCTCGCTACCTGGCGCTGCACGATGTCCATGATGCTACGGTCATCGACAGCGACGCCTATCGCCGCCACGGCGGCGGCCATTTTGCCCGCTGGCAATCGGCGATCATTGACTGGCACCGCCACCTCTATGTTACAGATGGCGACGTGCGGGAGGTCCGACAGGATGAGGTGCTGCTGCTGAGCGATACGCCTCAGGCGCTACCCGTCACGCAGGCGATCGTCATGCAGCCTGGCGGCCTGGCGACCGAACAAATCCGGTATGCCGCCATCGTCCCCCGTGACGACCTGCATCACCTGGGCACGACTGCCGCCGTCTTTATCTATCAGCCCATCACCGCCCGGTTACGTAACCCGGCGCAGCGCACGTGA
- a CDS encoding LysR substrate-binding domain-containing protein: MRRKIPSSAALLAFEAAARHGNFARAAAELALTEGAISRQIARLEALLNSKLFDRTGSRVRLNPAGARYARQVREILTRLERETHDVSGMPAEGRSLEIAVLPTFASRWLIPRLGRFTAQHPHIVVNIAARSDPFILPGSGFDAAIHFDHPAWTGMEVTFLFEEYLLPVCHAALLTDDDLPGLLNRLTRIHRRQNPDAWLHYARECGLALDNPSQGPRYDLHEMAIAAVLSQQGVALVPKMYVESELRAGTLAAPWPGSPTLAKRFCLIKPGGGEGEPALQMFERWLLAEIAAG; encoded by the coding sequence ATGCGTCGTAAAATCCCCAGCAGCGCTGCGCTACTGGCTTTTGAGGCCGCCGCCCGCCACGGCAATTTTGCCCGCGCCGCGGCGGAGCTCGCGTTAACGGAAGGGGCGATCAGTCGGCAGATAGCCCGTCTGGAAGCGCTCCTCAACAGCAAACTCTTCGACAGAACAGGGAGTCGGGTACGGCTCAACCCGGCAGGCGCTCGCTATGCCCGCCAGGTCCGTGAGATTCTCACCCGACTGGAGCGGGAGACCCATGACGTCAGCGGGATGCCCGCCGAGGGTCGCAGTCTGGAGATCGCTGTGCTCCCCACCTTTGCCAGCCGCTGGTTAATTCCCCGGCTCGGGCGCTTTACGGCGCAGCATCCACATATCGTGGTTAATATCGCCGCCCGCAGCGATCCCTTCATCCTGCCGGGAAGCGGATTTGATGCCGCCATCCATTTTGATCACCCGGCGTGGACGGGCATGGAGGTGACGTTTTTGTTCGAGGAGTATCTGCTGCCGGTCTGTCATGCTGCGCTGCTGACGGATGACGATCTTCCGGGGCTGCTTAACCGGCTAACGCGCATTCACCGGAGGCAAAACCCGGATGCCTGGCTGCACTATGCTCGTGAGTGTGGTCTGGCGCTGGATAACCCCTCTCAGGGACCGCGCTACGATCTGCATGAGATGGCGATCGCCGCGGTACTAAGTCAGCAGGGAGTGGCCCTGGTGCCGAAGATGTATGTGGAAAGCGAGCTGCGCGCCGGAACGCTGGCCGCCCCGTGGCCGGGCTCCCCGACGCTGGCTAAGCGCTTCTGCCTGATCAAACCCGGCGGCGGGGAGGGGGAGCCAGCGCTGCAGATGTTTGAGCGCTGGCTGCTGGCTGAGATTGCGGCAGGTTAG
- a CDS encoding AraC family transcriptional regulator yields the protein MSDPLAEVIAMLHLRAVLTKTIEGAGDWRVRRSDQGLSFYGVVLEGGCRLEIDQYEPQILRAGDFILIPAAYRFALTSLTPPPSPALETLPVQLAEGHFRLGALDKPVQMQALIGHCASGSTNASLLASLLPAFVVVRDEPRLATFVGLLKEEAQADRAGKSFVLARMVELLFIEAIRSTGTLATPGLVRGLSDPRIAQAIRLLHQEPARRWTVNALAADCALSRSTLFERFTGLIGMTPMGYLLGWRMTLAMQWLGETGMSIADIAERLGYGSASAFSVAFTRYTGISPGKYARQRATLPAPGTAIP from the coding sequence ATGAGCGATCCGCTGGCGGAGGTCATCGCGATGTTACATCTCAGAGCGGTGCTGACCAAAACCATCGAAGGGGCGGGAGACTGGCGAGTGCGACGCTCGGACCAGGGGTTGTCATTTTATGGCGTCGTGCTGGAAGGGGGCTGTCGGCTGGAAATTGACCAGTATGAGCCGCAGATCCTGCGCGCCGGAGATTTTATTCTGATCCCGGCGGCGTACCGCTTCGCCCTAACCAGCCTGACCCCGCCCCCTTCTCCAGCGCTGGAGACCCTCCCGGTGCAACTGGCGGAGGGACACTTTCGGCTGGGCGCCCTCGACAAGCCTGTGCAGATGCAGGCGCTAATTGGCCACTGCGCTTCCGGTTCGACGAACGCCAGCCTGCTGGCCTCGCTGTTGCCAGCCTTTGTGGTAGTCCGCGACGAGCCGAGGCTGGCCACCTTTGTCGGGCTGCTGAAAGAGGAAGCGCAGGCGGATCGCGCGGGCAAATCTTTTGTTCTGGCGCGGATGGTGGAACTGCTTTTCATCGAAGCCATCCGTTCCACCGGAACTCTTGCGACCCCCGGTCTGGTGCGCGGCCTGAGCGACCCACGGATCGCTCAGGCAATTCGCCTGCTGCATCAGGAGCCCGCCAGACGCTGGACGGTCAACGCCCTGGCAGCCGACTGCGCGCTGTCTCGTTCGACATTATTTGAACGCTTTACCGGCCTGATCGGGATGACCCCGATGGGCTATCTGTTAGGCTGGCGAATGACGCTGGCCATGCAGTGGCTGGGCGAGACGGGCATGAGCATTGCGGATATCGCCGAGCGCCTGGGCTATGGCTCGGCCAGCGCGTTCAGCGTGGCCTTTACCCGTTATACCGGGATATCACCAGGCAAATATGCCCGCCAGCGGGCAACATTACCGGCTCCAGGTACAGCCATTCCCTAA
- a CDS encoding SDR family oxidoreductase gives MQTIMITGCSSGFGLETARYFLEQGWKVIATMRTPQEGVLPASDRLRLVRLDVTSAQSIAEAIAEAGEIDVLVNNAGVGMLNALEGASREAITDLFATNTLGTIAMTQAVIPQFRARRSGAIVNITSAVTLQPMPLLAVYTASKAAVNAFTESLALELRAFNIRVGLILPGRAPQTRFGENARRTMGQLPESYAALGQQIFDSMQDNARVTQATDVAQAVWRMVHDPDTPVRLPAGEDALAMAQASLSRV, from the coding sequence ATGCAAACGATTATGATCACCGGCTGCTCATCGGGTTTTGGCCTGGAGACGGCGCGTTATTTTCTCGAGCAAGGCTGGAAGGTTATTGCCACCATGCGCACGCCGCAGGAAGGAGTGCTGCCCGCCAGCGACCGCCTGCGTCTGGTGCGTCTTGACGTCACCTCGGCGCAGAGTATCGCAGAGGCTATTGCTGAGGCGGGCGAGATTGATGTGCTGGTTAACAATGCCGGGGTGGGGATGCTTAATGCTCTGGAGGGTGCCTCGCGCGAGGCGATAACCGACCTGTTTGCCACCAATACCCTGGGAACAATCGCCATGACTCAGGCGGTGATCCCCCAGTTCAGAGCGCGCCGAAGTGGAGCAATTGTCAATATTACCTCGGCGGTGACCCTGCAACCGATGCCTCTGCTGGCGGTCTATACCGCAAGCAAGGCGGCGGTGAATGCCTTCACGGAGTCGCTGGCGCTGGAGCTGCGTGCTTTTAATATTCGCGTCGGGCTGATCCTCCCGGGACGCGCCCCGCAGACCCGGTTCGGGGAAAACGCTCGCCGGACGATGGGGCAGCTCCCGGAGAGCTATGCGGCGCTCGGTCAGCAGATCTTCGACAGCATGCAGGATAACGCCCGCGTGACGCAGGCGACCGATGTCGCTCAGGCCGTCTGGCGAATGGTGCACGATCCTGATACCCCTGTGCGGCTGCCGGCAGGGGAAGATGCCCTGGCGATGGCGCAGGCCAGTCTTAGCCGTGTCTGA
- a CDS encoding LOG family protein: MKSIGIFCGSSAGEHPLYLETARLVGRTMAQQGLALVYGGGKVGLMGAVADAALEAGGVVIGVMPRGLVEREIAHRGLTDLHVVEDMHERKTKMAALADGFIALPGGAGTLEEIFEQWTWAQLGIHEKPCAFLNIKGYYDPLQAMVENMVREGFMHPRYAEMLPFADSADEIITGFRDYTPPARKWVQQPAI, from the coding sequence ATGAAATCGATTGGTATTTTCTGCGGTTCTTCAGCTGGCGAGCATCCGCTGTATCTTGAAACTGCCCGTCTGGTTGGACGTACGATGGCGCAGCAGGGGCTGGCGCTTGTCTATGGCGGCGGCAAAGTCGGTCTGATGGGGGCGGTCGCCGATGCGGCGCTGGAGGCCGGTGGCGTGGTGATAGGTGTGATGCCGCGCGGCCTGGTAGAGCGGGAAATTGCCCACCGTGGTTTGACGGACCTGCATGTGGTCGAGGATATGCACGAACGGAAAACCAAAATGGCGGCGCTGGCGGATGGCTTTATTGCCCTGCCGGGCGGGGCGGGGACGCTCGAAGAAATTTTCGAACAGTGGACCTGGGCGCAGCTGGGGATCCATGAGAAACCGTGCGCGTTCCTGAATATCAAGGGCTATTACGATCCGCTTCAGGCGATGGTGGAAAACATGGTGCGGGAAGGGTTTATGCACCCGCGCTACGCGGAGATGCTGCCGTTTGCAGACTCGGCAGATGAGATTATCACCGGTTTTCGCGACTATACACCGCCGGCCCGTAAATGGGTTCAGCAGCCCGCTATTTAA
- the ydgU gene encoding small membrane protein YdgU, with the protein MLQRYRFELLLLLLIVCALFTLRLMFK; encoded by the coding sequence ATGCTGCAACGCTATCGCTTCGAATTGCTGCTGTTACTGCTCATCGTCTGCGCGCTGTTTACCCTGCGTTTGATGTTTAAATAG
- the asr gene encoding acid resistance repetitive basic protein Asr, which yields MKKVLALVVAAAMGLSSVAFAADAASTTPSTAASHTTVHHKKHHKAAAKPAAEQKAQAAKKHHKAAAKPAAEQKAQAAKKHHKAAHHAAKPAVKPAA from the coding sequence ATGAAAAAAGTATTAGCTCTGGTCGTTGCCGCTGCTATGGGTCTGTCGTCAGTTGCTTTCGCTGCCGATGCAGCGAGCACCACCCCGAGTACAGCAGCCAGCCATACCACCGTTCACCATAAGAAACATCATAAAGCGGCCGCTAAACCGGCAGCCGAACAGAAAGCCCAGGCCGCGAAGAAACACCATAAAGCCGCTGCGAAACCGGCTGCTGAGCAAAAAGCCCAGGCAGCGAAAAAGCACCACAAAGCAGCGCACCATGCAGCTAAACCGGCGGTTAAACCAGCGGCATAA
- the mdtK gene encoding MdtK family multidrug efflux MATE transporter, which yields MQKYFIEARQLLALAIPVILAQVAQTAMGFVDTVMAGGYSATDMAAVAIGTSIWLPAILFGHGLLLALTPVVAQLNGSGRRERIAPQVRQGFWLAGFVSVLIMVVLWNAGYIISSMHNIDPLLAEKAVGYLRALLWGAPGYLFFQVARNQCEGLAKTKPGMVMGFIGLLVNIPVNYIFIYGHFGMPELGGVGCGVATASVYWVMFASMLWWVRRARSMRDIRCAEGFNGPDFAVLLRLVQLGLPIALALFFEVTLFAVVALLVSPLGIIDVAGHQIALNFSSLMFVLPLSLAAAVTIRVGFRLGQGSTIDAQVSARTGVGVGVCLAVFTAIFTVLMRKQIALLYNDNPEVVTLASHLMLLAAIYQISDSIQVIGSGILRGYKDTRSIFFITFTAYWVLGLPSGYLLALTDMIVPRMGPAGFWCGFIIGLTSAAIMMMLRMRFLQRQPSSIILQRAAR from the coding sequence GTGCAGAAGTATTTTATTGAAGCGCGTCAGTTATTAGCTCTGGCCATACCCGTCATTCTTGCGCAGGTGGCGCAGACGGCGATGGGTTTTGTCGATACCGTGATGGCGGGTGGCTACAGCGCCACGGATATGGCCGCCGTGGCCATCGGGACCTCCATCTGGCTGCCGGCGATCCTCTTCGGCCACGGCCTGCTGCTGGCGCTGACCCCGGTGGTGGCGCAGCTTAACGGCTCCGGGCGGCGGGAGCGTATCGCGCCGCAGGTGCGTCAGGGCTTCTGGCTGGCCGGCTTTGTCTCGGTGCTGATCATGGTCGTGCTGTGGAATGCCGGGTATATCATCAGCTCTATGCATAACATCGATCCGTTGCTGGCAGAAAAGGCGGTTGGCTATCTGCGCGCGCTGCTGTGGGGCGCGCCGGGCTATCTGTTCTTCCAGGTAGCGCGTAACCAGTGTGAAGGGCTGGCAAAAACCAAGCCCGGGATGGTCATGGGCTTTATTGGCTTACTGGTCAACATTCCGGTGAACTATATCTTTATCTATGGTCATTTCGGCATGCCCGAGCTGGGCGGCGTCGGCTGCGGCGTGGCGACGGCCTCCGTTTACTGGGTGATGTTCGCCAGCATGCTGTGGTGGGTGCGCCGGGCGCGTTCGATGCGGGATATTCGCTGCGCCGAGGGCTTCAATGGTCCCGATTTCGCCGTTCTGTTACGACTGGTGCAGCTGGGGCTGCCCATTGCTCTGGCGCTGTTCTTTGAAGTCACCCTGTTTGCCGTCGTCGCGCTGCTGGTCTCCCCGCTTGGGATCATTGACGTCGCCGGACACCAGATCGCGCTGAACTTCAGTTCGCTGATGTTCGTTCTGCCGCTGTCGCTGGCGGCAGCGGTCACCATTCGCGTCGGCTTCCGCCTTGGCCAGGGCTCTACGATAGATGCCCAGGTTTCGGCCCGCACCGGCGTGGGCGTGGGCGTCTGCCTGGCGGTGTTTACTGCTATCTTTACCGTGCTGATGCGTAAGCAGATTGCCCTGCTGTATAACGACAACCCGGAGGTAGTGACGCTGGCCTCGCACCTGATGCTGCTGGCGGCTATCTATCAGATCTCTGACTCCATTCAGGTGATCGGCAGCGGCATCCTTCGCGGCTATAAAGACACGCGGTCTATCTTTTTTATCACGTTCACTGCGTACTGGGTGCTGGGTTTGCCGAGCGGCTATCTGCTGGCGCTGACCGATATGATTGTGCCCCGCATGGGACCTGCCGGTTTCTGGTGCGGATTTATCATCGGTCTGACCTCCGCCGCCATCATGATGATGCTGCGGATGCGTTTTCTGCAGCGCCAGCCTTCGAGCATCATCTTACAGCGCGCTGCGCGCTAA
- a CDS encoding riboflavin synthase subunit alpha, whose product MFTGIVQGTAKVVSIDDKPNFRTHVVELPAHMLEGLETGASVANNGCCLTVTEINGARISFDLMKETLRITNLGDIKIGDEVNVERAAKFSDEIGGHLMSGHIMTTAEIVKILTSENNRQIWFKVQDPTLMKYILYKGFIGIDGISLTVGEVTATRFCVHLIPETLQRTTLGAKKLGDRVNIEIDPQTQAVVDTVERVLAAKEIAAKINEA is encoded by the coding sequence ATGTTTACAGGTATTGTTCAGGGAACCGCGAAAGTGGTCTCCATTGATGATAAACCCAATTTTCGCACCCACGTGGTGGAGCTACCGGCACATATGCTGGAGGGGCTGGAAACCGGCGCCTCGGTTGCCAATAACGGCTGCTGCCTGACGGTGACTGAAATCAACGGCGCGCGCATCAGCTTCGATTTGATGAAAGAGACACTGCGCATCACCAACCTCGGCGATATCAAGATCGGCGATGAAGTGAACGTTGAGCGAGCGGCGAAATTCAGCGATGAGATTGGCGGGCATTTAATGTCCGGTCATATTATGACCACCGCGGAAATCGTGAAGATCCTGACCTCCGAAAATAACCGTCAGATCTGGTTTAAAGTGCAGGATCCGACGCTAATGAAATATATCCTCTATAAAGGATTCATCGGTATTGATGGCATTAGTCTGACGGTGGGTGAGGTGACGGCTACCCGTTTCTGCGTGCATCTTATTCCGGAGACGCTGCAACGGACCACCCTGGGAGCGAAAAAGCTGGGCGATCGCGTCAATATTGAGATCGATCCGCAGACCCAGGCGGTTGTCGATACGGTTGAACGCGTGCTGGCTGCGAAAGAGATTGCGGCTAAGATCAATGAGGCCTGA
- the cfa gene encoding cyclopropane fatty acyl phospholipid synthase, whose protein sequence is MSSSCIEEVSVPNDDWYRIAAELLGRAGIEINGSAPSDLRVKNPLFFKRVLQEGSLGLGESYMDGWWECERLDIFFHKVLRAGLEKQLPHHFKDTLRIAGARLFNLQSKKRAWIVGKEHYDLGNDLFSRMLDPYMQYSCGYWKEAKTLEAAQQDKLDLICRKLELEPGMRVLDIGCGWGGLAEYMARNYQVSVVGVTISAEQQKMAQARCADLDVEIRLQDYRDLHDSFDRIVSVGMFEHVGPKNYATYFEVADRNLKPNGRFLLHTIGSKVTDHNVDPWIDKYIFPNGCLPSVRHIAEASEKHFVMEDWHNFGADYDTTLMAWYERFLASWPEIADNYSERFKRMFTYYLNACAGAFRARDIQLWQVVFSRGIEHGLRVAR, encoded by the coding sequence ATGAGTTCATCGTGTATAGAAGAAGTAAGTGTACCAAATGATGACTGGTACCGGATTGCAGCTGAATTATTAGGCCGTGCGGGAATTGAAATCAATGGCTCCGCGCCGTCAGACCTGCGGGTTAAAAACCCTCTCTTTTTTAAACGGGTTTTGCAGGAAGGTTCGCTGGGTTTAGGCGAAAGCTATATGGACGGCTGGTGGGAATGCGAGCGCCTGGATATATTCTTCCACAAGGTGTTACGCGCCGGGTTGGAAAAGCAGCTCCCTCATCATTTCAAAGACACACTCCGCATAGCAGGCGCTCGTCTGTTTAATTTACAAAGTAAAAAACGTGCCTGGATTGTGGGCAAAGAGCATTACGACCTCGGTAACGATCTTTTTAGTCGAATGCTTGATCCTTACATGCAGTACTCCTGTGGTTACTGGAAAGAGGCGAAAACCCTCGAGGCCGCGCAGCAGGACAAACTGGATCTGATCTGTCGCAAACTGGAGCTTGAACCGGGCATGCGGGTATTGGATATCGGCTGTGGATGGGGTGGCCTTGCCGAATATATGGCACGAAACTACCAGGTCAGCGTCGTGGGTGTAACCATCTCCGCTGAACAGCAAAAGATGGCTCAGGCCCGTTGCGCCGATCTCGATGTAGAAATTCGTCTCCAGGATTATCGCGATCTGCATGACAGCTTTGACCGCATTGTTTCCGTAGGCATGTTTGAGCACGTGGGGCCGAAAAATTACGCCACCTACTTTGAGGTTGCCGACCGTAATTTGAAACCCAATGGCCGTTTCTTACTGCATACTATTGGTTCCAAAGTCACTGACCATAACGTTGACCCGTGGATCGATAAATATATCTTCCCTAACGGCTGCCTGCCTTCCGTGCGTCACATTGCCGAAGCCAGCGAGAAGCATTTTGTGATGGAAGACTGGCACAACTTCGGCGCTGATTACGACACGACCCTGATGGCCTGGTATGAGCGTTTCCTCGCCAGCTGGCCGGAAATTGCCGATAATTATTCTGAACGTTTCAAACGCATGTTTACCTATTATCTGAACGCCTGCGCCGGCGCCTTCCGCGCCCGCGACATTCAGCTCTGGCAGGTGGTGTTCTCGCGCGGTATTGAACATGGACTGCGCGTCGCCCGTTAA
- the punC gene encoding purine nucleoside transporter PunC yields the protein MSRPGKGFLVWLAGLSVLGFLATDMYLPAFAAMQQDLNTSAASISASLSLFLAGFALGQLFWGPLSDRYGRKPVLLSGLAIFALGCLGMLWVHNATLMLALRFLQAIGVCAAAVTWQAMVTDYYPAQRTNRIFATIMPLVGLSPALAPLLGSWLLVHFEWQAIFATLFAITLLLMLPALRLKAAARPAAVTQQKITFLALLRSREYSGNVLIYAACSASFFAWLTGSPFILHEMGYGPTAIGLSYIPQTIAFLVGGYGCRALLQKWSGQQMLPWLLVVFAVSVAATWLVGLQTHASLVALMIPFCLMAVVNGGIYPIVVAQALKPFPQATGRAAALQNTLQLGLCFLTSLLVSALIATPLLTTTSVMLVSIGLAGIGFRLQQTPALTPHSSHA from the coding sequence ATGTCACGACCTGGGAAAGGATTTTTAGTCTGGCTGGCCGGCCTGAGCGTGCTGGGCTTTCTGGCCACTGATATGTACCTGCCGGCGTTTGCCGCCATGCAGCAGGATCTCAATACCTCCGCCGCCTCGATCAGCGCCAGTCTGAGCCTGTTCCTCGCTGGCTTCGCGCTGGGTCAGCTGTTCTGGGGGCCGCTGTCAGACCGCTATGGGCGTAAACCCGTGCTGCTGAGCGGCCTGGCGATTTTCGCTCTCGGCTGTCTGGGAATGCTGTGGGTGCACAATGCCACTCTGATGCTGGCGCTGCGCTTTCTGCAGGCGATCGGCGTCTGTGCCGCGGCCGTTACCTGGCAGGCAATGGTTACCGATTACTATCCCGCACAGCGCACTAACCGCATCTTCGCCACTATTATGCCGCTGGTGGGATTATCGCCAGCCCTGGCCCCGCTGCTGGGCAGCTGGCTGCTGGTTCACTTTGAATGGCAGGCCATCTTCGCCACCTTGTTTGCAATTACCCTGCTGCTGATGCTGCCGGCATTGCGCCTGAAGGCAGCGGCAAGGCCAGCCGCAGTGACGCAGCAGAAGATCACCTTCCTCGCGCTGCTCCGTTCACGGGAATACAGCGGCAACGTCCTGATCTACGCCGCCTGTTCCGCCAGCTTCTTCGCCTGGCTTACCGGTTCGCCTTTTATCCTTCATGAAATGGGCTACGGCCCAACCGCTATCGGCCTGAGCTACATCCCACAGACCATCGCCTTTCTGGTGGGAGGCTATGGCTGCCGCGCGCTGCTGCAAAAGTGGTCCGGTCAACAGATGCTGCCGTGGCTGCTGGTGGTCTTCGCCGTCAGCGTAGCCGCCACCTGGCTGGTCGGTCTGCAGACGCATGCCTCGCTGGTGGCGTTAATGATCCCCTTCTGCCTGATGGCAGTGGTCAACGGCGGGATCTACCCTATTGTGGTTGCCCAGGCGCTGAAGCCTTTCCCGCAGGCGACCGGCCGGGCAGCGGCGCTGCAGAATACCCTGCAGCTTGGCCTGTGCTTCCTGACCAGCTTGCTGGTGTCCGCGCTGATCGCCACGCCGCTGCTGACCACTACCAGCGTAATGCTGGTCTCGATTGGCTTAGCCGGGATAGGCTTTCGTCTGCAGCAGACACCAGCGCTGACACCCCACTCTTCCCACGCATAA